One window of the Entelurus aequoreus isolate RoL-2023_Sb linkage group LG18, RoL_Eaeq_v1.1, whole genome shotgun sequence genome contains the following:
- the chrna9a gene encoding neuronal acetylcholine receptor subunit alpha-9-I produces the protein MRNAALMVWICLRVQACGGAGGQHARQLLSDLMEDYSNALRPVEDTDAALNVSLQITLSQIKDMDERNQVLTTYLWIRQVWHDANLKWHKEDYDDLEMINIPSDLVWKPDIVLYNKADEESSGASNTNVKLRYNGEIVWDSPAITKSTCVVDVSYFPFDWQQCNLTFGSWTYNGNQVDISLGMDSGDLSDFVENVEWECHGMPAVRNVMMYGCCSDPYTEVTYTLLLKRRSSFYIFNLLLPCFLISFLAPLGFYLPADSGEKVSLGVTVLLALTVFQLLVAESMPPAESMPYIGKYYIATMTMITASTSLTIFIMNIHFCGAEAKPVPRWAKVLIIDYMSKIFFVYEVGENCTTPECEENPLYPDDTVSHVTSDLDDCDVYRRAAEPHKHGGGGRHRSPQRNGGRHQYYKDHESRQKRAEVNRGTGQHYHHHHITRDELDYQAAPRPLNLHLNGELKEQLLEPEEKHLTPSCPCSCPCLQHNQVVKNIQYMANCFREQRATCVKAAEWKKVAKVMDRFFMWIFFIMVFLMSVLIIAKAS, from the exons ATGAGGAACGCCGCCCTGATGGTTTGGATCTGCCTCCGGGTGCAAG CgtgcgggggggcgggggggcagcACGCACGCCAGCTGCTCAGCGACCTGATGGAGGACTACTCCAACGCTCTGAGACCTGTGGAGGACACGGACGCCGCCCTCAACGTCTCCCTGCAGATCACCCTCTCTCAGATTAAAGACATG GACGAGAGGAACCAGGTGCTGACCACCTACCTGTGGATCAGACAGGTGTGGCACGATGCCAACCTGAAGTGGCACAAGGAGGACTACGATGATCTGGAGATGATCAACATCCCCAGCGACCTGGTGTGGAAGCCAGATATTGTCCTCTACAACAA AGCAGACGAGGAGTCGTCGGGTGCGTCCAACACCAACGTGAAGCTGCGCTACAACGGCGAGATCGTCTGGGACTCCCCGGCCATCACCAAAAGTACGTGCGTGGTGGATGTTTCCTACTTCCCTTTCGACTGGCAGCAGTGCAACCTCACCTTCGGCTCCTGGACCTACAACGGCAACCAG GTGGACATCAGCCTGGGGATGGACAGCGGCGACCTGTCCGACTTTGTGGAGAACGTGGAGTGGGAGTGTCACGGCATGCCGGCGGTGAGGAACGTGATGATGTACGGGTGTTGCTCCGACCCTTACACCGAGGTCACCTACACCTTGCTCCTGAAGCGCCGCTCCTCCTTCTACATCTTCAACCTGCTGCTGCCCTGCTTTCTCATCTCCTTCCTGGCGCCGCTGGGGTTCTACCTGCCCGCCGACTCGGGGGAGAAGGTGTCGCTGGGTGTGACCGTGCTGCTGGCGCTCACCGTCTTCCAGCTGCTGGTGGCCGAGAGCATGCCGCCTGCCGAGAGCATGCCCTATATTG GAAAGTACTACATCGCCACCATGACAATGATCACAGCTTCAACGTCGCTCACCATCTTCATCATGAATATTCATTTCTGCGGCGCCGAGGCCAAGCCGGTCCCTCGCTGGGCCAAAGTCCTCATCATAGACTACATGTCCAAAATCTTCTTTGTCTACGAGGTGGGGGAGAACTGCACCACTCCGGAGTGCGAGGAGAACCCGCTGTACCCTGACGACACCGTGAGCCACGTGACGTCCGACCTGGACGACTGCGACGTCTACCGCCGCGCCGCAGAGCCGCACAAGCACGGTGGCGGCGGCCGTCACCGCAGCCCACAGCGCAACGGCGGCAGGCACCAGTACTACAAGGACCATGAATCTCGACAGAAGCGTGCTGAGGTGAACCGAGGGACTGGCCAGCACTACCACCACCATCACATCACCAGAGATGAGCTGGACTACCAGGCCGCTCCTCGTCCTCTGAACCTGCACTTGAATGGAGAACTGAAGGAGCAGCTCCTGGAACCTGAGGAGAAACATCTGACCCCGTCTTGCCCCTGCAGCTGCCCCTGCCTTCAACATAACCAG GTGGTGAAGAACATCCAGTACATGGCCAACTGCTTCCGAGAGCAGAGGGCGACTTGTGTCAAGGCAGCAGAGTGGAAGAAGGTTGCCAAGGTGATGGACCGATTCTTCATGTGGATCTTCTTCATCATGGTGTTCCTCATGAGTGTCCTCATTATCGCCAAGGCCTCATGA